The proteins below come from a single Ictalurus punctatus breed USDA103 chromosome 29, Coco_2.0, whole genome shotgun sequence genomic window:
- the vit gene encoding vitrin isoform X15 produces MLRAPLATIFFGLLLVFSSKAKPNGKDKKAKQVVPDIECDARAGKISFPEFIVRCPSSCRETKEKVYGTVVFASISSICNAAIHNGVITNAGGKVIVKKMAGQEPYKGTFANGIRSLSLPKWRESFTVSVGKPKKGVIYPATLESQKEHSTTSPTTPAPDPTTTTSELTTTTTTTTTTPPPTTPTTTTTTTARPRAAVHKVRDAGNSHPYLAAASARQTQNGQAKGLHQVVRSGSAFAGRFPPRINPGARRPEAGANNRRQPSVPATSAFSRVQPVQPERNQHTIPTNPALARRKWPHPVYAQPNWFSGPKRPTDVSNSEPDTGYTWSNVDTVDSPASDPRPEISEYERWYFGQYPPQPADTDSGPKHLPETLHTRGTALFYVNKHFFSDANGNRGGAPNVVVVLVDGWPTDKVEEASRLARESGINIFFVTIEGPDDSEKHNVVEANFVDKAVCRTNGFFSLPVTSWFALRKAAQPLVKRVCDTDRLVCSKTCLNANDIAFVIDGSSSVGTGNFRTVLQFVANVTREFEISDTDTRIGAVQYTYEQRLEFAFGQHNTKADVLNAIRRINYWSGGTSTGAAITYAAEKLFSKSKPNKRKIMIVITDGRSYDDVRAPALAVHHSGVIAYSIGIAWAAQDELEYIATDPDKDHSFFVDEFDNLYKYVPKIIHNICHEFNSQPRN; encoded by the exons ATGTTGAGAGCTCCACTTGCCACCATCTTTTTTG GACTCCTTCTTGTTTTTAGCAGCAAGGCTAAGCCAAATGGAAAAGACAAGAAGGCAAAACAAG TTGTGCCAGATATAGAATGTGATGCGCGTGCAGGGAAAATCAGCTTCCCAGAATTCATTGTTCGGTGCCCATCCAGTTGCCGTGAGACCAAGGAGAAGGTTTATGGGACGGTCGTCTTTGCCTCCATATCCAGCATTTGCAATGCTGCTATTCACAA TGGGGTCATTACGAATGCTGGAGGAAAGGTGATCGTAAAGAAGATGGCAGGACAAGAGCCGTATAAAGGCACTTTTGCAAATGGCATCCGCTCACTGTCCCTCCCCAAATGGAGAGAGTCTTTCACCGTCTCAG TTGGCAAGCCAAAAAAAGGTGTGATCTACCCTGCTACCTTGGAAA GTCAGAAGGAACACTCCACCACATCGCCCACAACGCCAGCTCCAGACCCAACGACAACCACAAGCGAGctaaccaccaccaccacaaccaccaccacaacccCACCCCCAACAACTCCCACCACAACTACGACCACCACCGCGAGGCCACGGGCTGCAGTTCATAAAGTCAGAGATGCAG GCAACAGTCATCCATACCTTGCAGCAGCCAGTGCAC GACAGACACAGAATGGCCAAGCAAAGGGTCTTCATCAAG TAGTCAGAAGTGGCTCAGCCTTTGCAGGAAGATTTCCACCTCGTATCAACCCAG GTGCACGCAGGCCAGAGGCAGGTGCCAATAATAGGAGACAGCCATCAGTTCCTGCTACCTCAG CTTTCAGTCGGGTCCAGCCAGTCCAGCCAGAGAGGAACCAGCATACCATTCCCACCAATCCTG CCCTTGCTCGGAGAAAATGGCCACATCCTGTCTACGCCCAACCCAATTGGTTTTCTGGTCCAAAGAGACCAACAG ATGTTAGTAACTCTGAGCCAGATACAGGCTACACATGGAGCAACGTGGACACTGTTGATTCTCCAG CTTCAGACCCAAGACCAGAAATATCAGAGTATGAGCGCTGGTACTTTGGACAGTATC CTCCTCAACCAGCAGATACAGACAGTGGACCAAAGCACCTCCCTGAAACTCTCCATACGAGAG GGACAGCCCTCTTTTACGTCAACAAGCATTTCTTCAGCGATGCTAATGGAAACCGAGGTGGGGCACCCAATGTTGTTGTGGTGCTGGTGGACGGCTGGCCTACAGACAAAGTGGAGGAGGCTTCAAGATTGGCACGGGAATCAGGCATCAATATCTTTTTTGTTACCATTGAAGGCCCAGATGACAGCGAGAAGCACAATGTGGTTGAGGCCAATTTTGTGGACAAG GCTGTGTGCAGGACCAATGGCTTCTTCTCACTGCCAGTGACCAGCTGGTTTGCTCTACGTAAGGCAGCACAGCCTCTGgtgaaacgtgtgtgtgatACAGACCGGCTCGTGTGCAGCAAGACATGCCTGAATGCCAATGACATCGCCTTTGTAATTGACGGCTCAAGCAGCGTAGGTACCGGCAACTTCCGTACTGTGCTGCAGTTCGTGGCCAACGTGACGCGTGAGTTCGAGATCTCCGACACGGATACACGTATTGGTGCTGTGCAGTACACTTATGAGCAGCGACTCGAGTTTGCCTTTGGCCAGCATAACACCAAGGCTGATGTCCTAAATGCCATTCGCCGCATCAATTACTGGAGTGGGGGTACTAGTACGGGTGCCGCCATCACTTATGCTGCTGAGAAGCTCTTCAGCAAGTCCAAGCCAAACAAGCGTAAGATCATGATTGTCATCACAGATGGGCGCTCCTATGATGATGTGCGTGCGCCCGCTCTGGCAGTGCACCACTCTG GTGTGATTGCTTACTCCATCGGCATTGCCTGGGCTGCACAGGATGAGCTAGAATACATCGCCACAGACCCAGACAAAGATCACTCCTTCTTTGTGGATGAGTTCGACAACCTCTATAAGTATGTGCCCAAGATCATACACAACATCTGCCACGAGTTTAACTCTCAGCCACGGAACTAA
- the vit gene encoding vitrin isoform X8: MLRAPLATIFFGLLLVFSSKAKPNGKDKKAKQVVPDIECDARAGKISFPEFIVRCPSSCRETKEKVYGTVVFASISSICNAAIHNGVITNAGGKVIVKKMAGQEPYKGTFANGIRSLSLPKWRESFTVSVGKPKKGVIYPATLESQKEHSTTSPTTPAPDPTTTTSELTTTTTTTTTTPPPTTPTTTTTTTARPRAAVHKVRDAGNSHPYLAAASARQTQNGQAKGLHQVVRSGSAFAGRFPPRINPGARRPEAGANNRRQPSVPATSAFSRVQPVQPERNQHTIPTNPDVSNSEPDTGYTWSNVDTVDSPAPQPADTDSGPKHLPETLHTRVEPVEVWKPEGNPFDLDLSDRGKDPLPRVPDTQGNTNCKVDIAFLMDGSWSIGKRRFKIQKDFLSEVSQVINVGINGPMMGIIQYGDDPVTEFSLRQFSSSKDLKPAIDKIIQKGGLSNVGTALFYVNKHFFSDANGNRGGAPNVVVVLVDGWPTDKVEEASRLARESGINIFFVTIEGPDDSEKHNVVEANFVDKAVCRTNGFFSLPVTSWFALRKAAQPLVKRVCDTDRLVCSKTCLNANDIAFVIDGSSSVGTGNFRTVLQFVANVTREFEISDTDTRIGAVQYTYEQRLEFAFGQHNTKADVLNAIRRINYWSGGTSTGAAITYAAEKLFSKSKPNKRKIMIVITDGRSYDDVRAPALAVHHSGVIAYSIGIAWAAQDELEYIATDPDKDHSFFVDEFDNLYKYVPKIIHNICHEFNSQPRN; encoded by the exons ATGTTGAGAGCTCCACTTGCCACCATCTTTTTTG GACTCCTTCTTGTTTTTAGCAGCAAGGCTAAGCCAAATGGAAAAGACAAGAAGGCAAAACAAG TTGTGCCAGATATAGAATGTGATGCGCGTGCAGGGAAAATCAGCTTCCCAGAATTCATTGTTCGGTGCCCATCCAGTTGCCGTGAGACCAAGGAGAAGGTTTATGGGACGGTCGTCTTTGCCTCCATATCCAGCATTTGCAATGCTGCTATTCACAA TGGGGTCATTACGAATGCTGGAGGAAAGGTGATCGTAAAGAAGATGGCAGGACAAGAGCCGTATAAAGGCACTTTTGCAAATGGCATCCGCTCACTGTCCCTCCCCAAATGGAGAGAGTCTTTCACCGTCTCAG TTGGCAAGCCAAAAAAAGGTGTGATCTACCCTGCTACCTTGGAAA GTCAGAAGGAACACTCCACCACATCGCCCACAACGCCAGCTCCAGACCCAACGACAACCACAAGCGAGctaaccaccaccaccacaaccaccaccacaacccCACCCCCAACAACTCCCACCACAACTACGACCACCACCGCGAGGCCACGGGCTGCAGTTCATAAAGTCAGAGATGCAG GCAACAGTCATCCATACCTTGCAGCAGCCAGTGCAC GACAGACACAGAATGGCCAAGCAAAGGGTCTTCATCAAG TAGTCAGAAGTGGCTCAGCCTTTGCAGGAAGATTTCCACCTCGTATCAACCCAG GTGCACGCAGGCCAGAGGCAGGTGCCAATAATAGGAGACAGCCATCAGTTCCTGCTACCTCAG CTTTCAGTCGGGTCCAGCCAGTCCAGCCAGAGAGGAACCAGCATACCATTCCCACCAATCCTG ATGTTAGTAACTCTGAGCCAGATACAGGCTACACATGGAGCAACGTGGACACTGTTGATTCTCCAG CTCCTCAACCAGCAGATACAGACAGTGGACCAAAGCACCTCCCTGAAACTCTCCATACGAGAG TGGAGCCAGTGGAGGTGTGGAAGCCAGAAGGGAACCCGTTTGATTTAG ACCTTAGTGACCGAGGGAAAGACCCCTTACCCAGAGTTCCAGACACTCAGGGAAACACAA ACTGTAAAGTTGACATCGCCTTCCTCATGGATGGCAGCTGGAGCATTGGCAAGCGTCGTTTTAAGATCCAGAAAgacttcctgtctgaggttTCCCAAGTCATTAATGTAGGCATAAATGGCCCAATGATGGGGATCATCCAGTATGG GGATGATCCAGTGACAGAGTTCAGTCTACGCCAGTTCTCTAGCTCCAAAGACCTCAAACCTGCTATTGACAAGATTATTCAGAAAGGCGGGCTCTCCAATGTGG GGACAGCCCTCTTTTACGTCAACAAGCATTTCTTCAGCGATGCTAATGGAAACCGAGGTGGGGCACCCAATGTTGTTGTGGTGCTGGTGGACGGCTGGCCTACAGACAAAGTGGAGGAGGCTTCAAGATTGGCACGGGAATCAGGCATCAATATCTTTTTTGTTACCATTGAAGGCCCAGATGACAGCGAGAAGCACAATGTGGTTGAGGCCAATTTTGTGGACAAG GCTGTGTGCAGGACCAATGGCTTCTTCTCACTGCCAGTGACCAGCTGGTTTGCTCTACGTAAGGCAGCACAGCCTCTGgtgaaacgtgtgtgtgatACAGACCGGCTCGTGTGCAGCAAGACATGCCTGAATGCCAATGACATCGCCTTTGTAATTGACGGCTCAAGCAGCGTAGGTACCGGCAACTTCCGTACTGTGCTGCAGTTCGTGGCCAACGTGACGCGTGAGTTCGAGATCTCCGACACGGATACACGTATTGGTGCTGTGCAGTACACTTATGAGCAGCGACTCGAGTTTGCCTTTGGCCAGCATAACACCAAGGCTGATGTCCTAAATGCCATTCGCCGCATCAATTACTGGAGTGGGGGTACTAGTACGGGTGCCGCCATCACTTATGCTGCTGAGAAGCTCTTCAGCAAGTCCAAGCCAAACAAGCGTAAGATCATGATTGTCATCACAGATGGGCGCTCCTATGATGATGTGCGTGCGCCCGCTCTGGCAGTGCACCACTCTG GTGTGATTGCTTACTCCATCGGCATTGCCTGGGCTGCACAGGATGAGCTAGAATACATCGCCACAGACCCAGACAAAGATCACTCCTTCTTTGTGGATGAGTTCGACAACCTCTATAAGTATGTGCCCAAGATCATACACAACATCTGCCACGAGTTTAACTCTCAGCCACGGAACTAA
- the vit gene encoding vitrin isoform X4, which translates to MLRAPLATIFFGLLLVFSSKAKPNGKDKKAKQVVPDIECDARAGKISFPEFIVRCPSSCRETKEKVYGTVVFASISSICNAAIHNGVITNAGGKVIVKKMAGQEPYKGTFANGIRSLSLPKWRESFTVSVGKPKKGVIYPATLESQKEHSTTSPTTPAPDPTTTTSELTTTTTTTTTTPPPTTPTTTTTTTARPRAAVHKVRDAGNSHPYLAAASARQTQNGQAKGLHQVVRSGSAFAGRFPPRINPGARRPEAGANNRRQPSVPATSAFSRVQPVQPERNQHTIPTNPALARRKWPHPVYAQPNWFSGPKRPTDVSNSEPDTGYTWSNVDTVDSPAPQPADTDSGPKHLPETLHTRVEPVEVWKPEGNPFDLDLSDRGKDPLPRVPDTQGNTNCKVDIAFLMDGSWSIGKRRFKIQKDFLSEVSQVINVGINGPMMGIIQYGDDPVTEFSLRQFSSSKDLKPAIDKIIQKGGLSNVGTALFYVNKHFFSDANGNRGGAPNVVVVLVDGWPTDKVEEASRLARESGINIFFVTIEGPDDSEKHNVVEANFVDKAVCRTNGFFSLPVTSWFALRKAAQPLVKRVCDTDRLVCSKTCLNANDIAFVIDGSSSVGTGNFRTVLQFVANVTREFEISDTDTRIGAVQYTYEQRLEFAFGQHNTKADVLNAIRRINYWSGGTSTGAAITYAAEKLFSKSKPNKRKIMIVITDGRSYDDVRAPALAVHHSGVIAYSIGIAWAAQDELEYIATDPDKDHSFFVDEFDNLYKYVPKIIHNICHEFNSQPRN; encoded by the exons ATGTTGAGAGCTCCACTTGCCACCATCTTTTTTG GACTCCTTCTTGTTTTTAGCAGCAAGGCTAAGCCAAATGGAAAAGACAAGAAGGCAAAACAAG TTGTGCCAGATATAGAATGTGATGCGCGTGCAGGGAAAATCAGCTTCCCAGAATTCATTGTTCGGTGCCCATCCAGTTGCCGTGAGACCAAGGAGAAGGTTTATGGGACGGTCGTCTTTGCCTCCATATCCAGCATTTGCAATGCTGCTATTCACAA TGGGGTCATTACGAATGCTGGAGGAAAGGTGATCGTAAAGAAGATGGCAGGACAAGAGCCGTATAAAGGCACTTTTGCAAATGGCATCCGCTCACTGTCCCTCCCCAAATGGAGAGAGTCTTTCACCGTCTCAG TTGGCAAGCCAAAAAAAGGTGTGATCTACCCTGCTACCTTGGAAA GTCAGAAGGAACACTCCACCACATCGCCCACAACGCCAGCTCCAGACCCAACGACAACCACAAGCGAGctaaccaccaccaccacaaccaccaccacaacccCACCCCCAACAACTCCCACCACAACTACGACCACCACCGCGAGGCCACGGGCTGCAGTTCATAAAGTCAGAGATGCAG GCAACAGTCATCCATACCTTGCAGCAGCCAGTGCAC GACAGACACAGAATGGCCAAGCAAAGGGTCTTCATCAAG TAGTCAGAAGTGGCTCAGCCTTTGCAGGAAGATTTCCACCTCGTATCAACCCAG GTGCACGCAGGCCAGAGGCAGGTGCCAATAATAGGAGACAGCCATCAGTTCCTGCTACCTCAG CTTTCAGTCGGGTCCAGCCAGTCCAGCCAGAGAGGAACCAGCATACCATTCCCACCAATCCTG CCCTTGCTCGGAGAAAATGGCCACATCCTGTCTACGCCCAACCCAATTGGTTTTCTGGTCCAAAGAGACCAACAG ATGTTAGTAACTCTGAGCCAGATACAGGCTACACATGGAGCAACGTGGACACTGTTGATTCTCCAG CTCCTCAACCAGCAGATACAGACAGTGGACCAAAGCACCTCCCTGAAACTCTCCATACGAGAG TGGAGCCAGTGGAGGTGTGGAAGCCAGAAGGGAACCCGTTTGATTTAG ACCTTAGTGACCGAGGGAAAGACCCCTTACCCAGAGTTCCAGACACTCAGGGAAACACAA ACTGTAAAGTTGACATCGCCTTCCTCATGGATGGCAGCTGGAGCATTGGCAAGCGTCGTTTTAAGATCCAGAAAgacttcctgtctgaggttTCCCAAGTCATTAATGTAGGCATAAATGGCCCAATGATGGGGATCATCCAGTATGG GGATGATCCAGTGACAGAGTTCAGTCTACGCCAGTTCTCTAGCTCCAAAGACCTCAAACCTGCTATTGACAAGATTATTCAGAAAGGCGGGCTCTCCAATGTGG GGACAGCCCTCTTTTACGTCAACAAGCATTTCTTCAGCGATGCTAATGGAAACCGAGGTGGGGCACCCAATGTTGTTGTGGTGCTGGTGGACGGCTGGCCTACAGACAAAGTGGAGGAGGCTTCAAGATTGGCACGGGAATCAGGCATCAATATCTTTTTTGTTACCATTGAAGGCCCAGATGACAGCGAGAAGCACAATGTGGTTGAGGCCAATTTTGTGGACAAG GCTGTGTGCAGGACCAATGGCTTCTTCTCACTGCCAGTGACCAGCTGGTTTGCTCTACGTAAGGCAGCACAGCCTCTGgtgaaacgtgtgtgtgatACAGACCGGCTCGTGTGCAGCAAGACATGCCTGAATGCCAATGACATCGCCTTTGTAATTGACGGCTCAAGCAGCGTAGGTACCGGCAACTTCCGTACTGTGCTGCAGTTCGTGGCCAACGTGACGCGTGAGTTCGAGATCTCCGACACGGATACACGTATTGGTGCTGTGCAGTACACTTATGAGCAGCGACTCGAGTTTGCCTTTGGCCAGCATAACACCAAGGCTGATGTCCTAAATGCCATTCGCCGCATCAATTACTGGAGTGGGGGTACTAGTACGGGTGCCGCCATCACTTATGCTGCTGAGAAGCTCTTCAGCAAGTCCAAGCCAAACAAGCGTAAGATCATGATTGTCATCACAGATGGGCGCTCCTATGATGATGTGCGTGCGCCCGCTCTGGCAGTGCACCACTCTG GTGTGATTGCTTACTCCATCGGCATTGCCTGGGCTGCACAGGATGAGCTAGAATACATCGCCACAGACCCAGACAAAGATCACTCCTTCTTTGTGGATGAGTTCGACAACCTCTATAAGTATGTGCCCAAGATCATACACAACATCTGCCACGAGTTTAACTCTCAGCCACGGAACTAA
- the vit gene encoding vitrin isoform X16, translated as MLRAPLATIFFGLLLVFSSKAKPNGKDKKAKQVVPDIECDARAGKISFPEFIVRCPSSCRETKEKVYGTVVFASISSICNAAIHNGVITNAGGKVIVKKMAGQEPYKGTFANGIRSLSLPKWRESFTVSVGKPKKGVIYPATLESQKEHSTTSPTTPAPDPTTTTSELTTTTTTTTTTPPPTTPTTTTTTTARPRAAVHKVRDAGNSHPYLAAASARQTQNGQAKGLHQVVRSGSAFAGRFPPRINPGARRPEAGANNRRQPSVPATSAFSRVQPVQPERNQHTIPTNPALARRKWPHPVYAQPNWFSGPKRPTDVSNSEPDTGYTWSNVDTVDSPAPQPADTDSGPKHLPETLHTRGTALFYVNKHFFSDANGNRGGAPNVVVVLVDGWPTDKVEEASRLARESGINIFFVTIEGPDDSEKHNVVEANFVDKAVCRTNGFFSLPVTSWFALRKAAQPLVKRVCDTDRLVCSKTCLNANDIAFVIDGSSSVGTGNFRTVLQFVANVTREFEISDTDTRIGAVQYTYEQRLEFAFGQHNTKADVLNAIRRINYWSGGTSTGAAITYAAEKLFSKSKPNKRKIMIVITDGRSYDDVRAPALAVHHSGVIAYSIGIAWAAQDELEYIATDPDKDHSFFVDEFDNLYKYVPKIIHNICHEFNSQPRN; from the exons ATGTTGAGAGCTCCACTTGCCACCATCTTTTTTG GACTCCTTCTTGTTTTTAGCAGCAAGGCTAAGCCAAATGGAAAAGACAAGAAGGCAAAACAAG TTGTGCCAGATATAGAATGTGATGCGCGTGCAGGGAAAATCAGCTTCCCAGAATTCATTGTTCGGTGCCCATCCAGTTGCCGTGAGACCAAGGAGAAGGTTTATGGGACGGTCGTCTTTGCCTCCATATCCAGCATTTGCAATGCTGCTATTCACAA TGGGGTCATTACGAATGCTGGAGGAAAGGTGATCGTAAAGAAGATGGCAGGACAAGAGCCGTATAAAGGCACTTTTGCAAATGGCATCCGCTCACTGTCCCTCCCCAAATGGAGAGAGTCTTTCACCGTCTCAG TTGGCAAGCCAAAAAAAGGTGTGATCTACCCTGCTACCTTGGAAA GTCAGAAGGAACACTCCACCACATCGCCCACAACGCCAGCTCCAGACCCAACGACAACCACAAGCGAGctaaccaccaccaccacaaccaccaccacaacccCACCCCCAACAACTCCCACCACAACTACGACCACCACCGCGAGGCCACGGGCTGCAGTTCATAAAGTCAGAGATGCAG GCAACAGTCATCCATACCTTGCAGCAGCCAGTGCAC GACAGACACAGAATGGCCAAGCAAAGGGTCTTCATCAAG TAGTCAGAAGTGGCTCAGCCTTTGCAGGAAGATTTCCACCTCGTATCAACCCAG GTGCACGCAGGCCAGAGGCAGGTGCCAATAATAGGAGACAGCCATCAGTTCCTGCTACCTCAG CTTTCAGTCGGGTCCAGCCAGTCCAGCCAGAGAGGAACCAGCATACCATTCCCACCAATCCTG CCCTTGCTCGGAGAAAATGGCCACATCCTGTCTACGCCCAACCCAATTGGTTTTCTGGTCCAAAGAGACCAACAG ATGTTAGTAACTCTGAGCCAGATACAGGCTACACATGGAGCAACGTGGACACTGTTGATTCTCCAG CTCCTCAACCAGCAGATACAGACAGTGGACCAAAGCACCTCCCTGAAACTCTCCATACGAGAG GGACAGCCCTCTTTTACGTCAACAAGCATTTCTTCAGCGATGCTAATGGAAACCGAGGTGGGGCACCCAATGTTGTTGTGGTGCTGGTGGACGGCTGGCCTACAGACAAAGTGGAGGAGGCTTCAAGATTGGCACGGGAATCAGGCATCAATATCTTTTTTGTTACCATTGAAGGCCCAGATGACAGCGAGAAGCACAATGTGGTTGAGGCCAATTTTGTGGACAAG GCTGTGTGCAGGACCAATGGCTTCTTCTCACTGCCAGTGACCAGCTGGTTTGCTCTACGTAAGGCAGCACAGCCTCTGgtgaaacgtgtgtgtgatACAGACCGGCTCGTGTGCAGCAAGACATGCCTGAATGCCAATGACATCGCCTTTGTAATTGACGGCTCAAGCAGCGTAGGTACCGGCAACTTCCGTACTGTGCTGCAGTTCGTGGCCAACGTGACGCGTGAGTTCGAGATCTCCGACACGGATACACGTATTGGTGCTGTGCAGTACACTTATGAGCAGCGACTCGAGTTTGCCTTTGGCCAGCATAACACCAAGGCTGATGTCCTAAATGCCATTCGCCGCATCAATTACTGGAGTGGGGGTACTAGTACGGGTGCCGCCATCACTTATGCTGCTGAGAAGCTCTTCAGCAAGTCCAAGCCAAACAAGCGTAAGATCATGATTGTCATCACAGATGGGCGCTCCTATGATGATGTGCGTGCGCCCGCTCTGGCAGTGCACCACTCTG GTGTGATTGCTTACTCCATCGGCATTGCCTGGGCTGCACAGGATGAGCTAGAATACATCGCCACAGACCCAGACAAAGATCACTCCTTCTTTGTGGATGAGTTCGACAACCTCTATAAGTATGTGCCCAAGATCATACACAACATCTGCCACGAGTTTAACTCTCAGCCACGGAACTAA
- the vit gene encoding vitrin isoform X1 yields the protein MLRAPLATIFFGLLLVFSSKAKPNGKDKKAKQVVPDIECDARAGKISFPEFIVRCPSSCRETKEKVYGTVVFASISSICNAAIHNGVITNAGGKVIVKKMAGQEPYKGTFANGIRSLSLPKWRESFTVSVGKPKKGVIYPATLESQKEHSTTSPTTPAPDPTTTTSELTTTTTTTTTTPPPTTPTTTTTTTARPRAAVHKVRDAGNSHPYLAAASARQTQNGQAKGLHQVVRSGSAFAGRFPPRINPGARRPEAGANNRRQPSVPATSAFSRVQPVQPERNQHTIPTNPALARRKWPHPVYAQPNWFSGPKRPTDVSNSEPDTGYTWSNVDTVDSPASDPRPEISEYERWYFGQYPPQPADTDSGPKHLPETLHTRVEPVEVWKPEGNPFDLDLSDRGKDPLPRVPDTQGNTNCKVDIAFLMDGSWSIGKRRFKIQKDFLSEVSQVINVGINGPMMGIIQYGDDPVTEFSLRQFSSSKDLKPAIDKIIQKGGLSNVGTALFYVNKHFFSDANGNRGGAPNVVVVLVDGWPTDKVEEASRLARESGINIFFVTIEGPDDSEKHNVVEANFVDKAVCRTNGFFSLPVTSWFALRKAAQPLVKRVCDTDRLVCSKTCLNANDIAFVIDGSSSVGTGNFRTVLQFVANVTREFEISDTDTRIGAVQYTYEQRLEFAFGQHNTKADVLNAIRRINYWSGGTSTGAAITYAAEKLFSKSKPNKRKIMIVITDGRSYDDVRAPALAVHHSGVIAYSIGIAWAAQDELEYIATDPDKDHSFFVDEFDNLYKYVPKIIHNICHEFNSQPRN from the exons ATGTTGAGAGCTCCACTTGCCACCATCTTTTTTG GACTCCTTCTTGTTTTTAGCAGCAAGGCTAAGCCAAATGGAAAAGACAAGAAGGCAAAACAAG TTGTGCCAGATATAGAATGTGATGCGCGTGCAGGGAAAATCAGCTTCCCAGAATTCATTGTTCGGTGCCCATCCAGTTGCCGTGAGACCAAGGAGAAGGTTTATGGGACGGTCGTCTTTGCCTCCATATCCAGCATTTGCAATGCTGCTATTCACAA TGGGGTCATTACGAATGCTGGAGGAAAGGTGATCGTAAAGAAGATGGCAGGACAAGAGCCGTATAAAGGCACTTTTGCAAATGGCATCCGCTCACTGTCCCTCCCCAAATGGAGAGAGTCTTTCACCGTCTCAG TTGGCAAGCCAAAAAAAGGTGTGATCTACCCTGCTACCTTGGAAA GTCAGAAGGAACACTCCACCACATCGCCCACAACGCCAGCTCCAGACCCAACGACAACCACAAGCGAGctaaccaccaccaccacaaccaccaccacaacccCACCCCCAACAACTCCCACCACAACTACGACCACCACCGCGAGGCCACGGGCTGCAGTTCATAAAGTCAGAGATGCAG GCAACAGTCATCCATACCTTGCAGCAGCCAGTGCAC GACAGACACAGAATGGCCAAGCAAAGGGTCTTCATCAAG TAGTCAGAAGTGGCTCAGCCTTTGCAGGAAGATTTCCACCTCGTATCAACCCAG GTGCACGCAGGCCAGAGGCAGGTGCCAATAATAGGAGACAGCCATCAGTTCCTGCTACCTCAG CTTTCAGTCGGGTCCAGCCAGTCCAGCCAGAGAGGAACCAGCATACCATTCCCACCAATCCTG CCCTTGCTCGGAGAAAATGGCCACATCCTGTCTACGCCCAACCCAATTGGTTTTCTGGTCCAAAGAGACCAACAG ATGTTAGTAACTCTGAGCCAGATACAGGCTACACATGGAGCAACGTGGACACTGTTGATTCTCCAG CTTCAGACCCAAGACCAGAAATATCAGAGTATGAGCGCTGGTACTTTGGACAGTATC CTCCTCAACCAGCAGATACAGACAGTGGACCAAAGCACCTCCCTGAAACTCTCCATACGAGAG TGGAGCCAGTGGAGGTGTGGAAGCCAGAAGGGAACCCGTTTGATTTAG ACCTTAGTGACCGAGGGAAAGACCCCTTACCCAGAGTTCCAGACACTCAGGGAAACACAA ACTGTAAAGTTGACATCGCCTTCCTCATGGATGGCAGCTGGAGCATTGGCAAGCGTCGTTTTAAGATCCAGAAAgacttcctgtctgaggttTCCCAAGTCATTAATGTAGGCATAAATGGCCCAATGATGGGGATCATCCAGTATGG GGATGATCCAGTGACAGAGTTCAGTCTACGCCAGTTCTCTAGCTCCAAAGACCTCAAACCTGCTATTGACAAGATTATTCAGAAAGGCGGGCTCTCCAATGTGG GGACAGCCCTCTTTTACGTCAACAAGCATTTCTTCAGCGATGCTAATGGAAACCGAGGTGGGGCACCCAATGTTGTTGTGGTGCTGGTGGACGGCTGGCCTACAGACAAAGTGGAGGAGGCTTCAAGATTGGCACGGGAATCAGGCATCAATATCTTTTTTGTTACCATTGAAGGCCCAGATGACAGCGAGAAGCACAATGTGGTTGAGGCCAATTTTGTGGACAAG GCTGTGTGCAGGACCAATGGCTTCTTCTCACTGCCAGTGACCAGCTGGTTTGCTCTACGTAAGGCAGCACAGCCTCTGgtgaaacgtgtgtgtgatACAGACCGGCTCGTGTGCAGCAAGACATGCCTGAATGCCAATGACATCGCCTTTGTAATTGACGGCTCAAGCAGCGTAGGTACCGGCAACTTCCGTACTGTGCTGCAGTTCGTGGCCAACGTGACGCGTGAGTTCGAGATCTCCGACACGGATACACGTATTGGTGCTGTGCAGTACACTTATGAGCAGCGACTCGAGTTTGCCTTTGGCCAGCATAACACCAAGGCTGATGTCCTAAATGCCATTCGCCGCATCAATTACTGGAGTGGGGGTACTAGTACGGGTGCCGCCATCACTTATGCTGCTGAGAAGCTCTTCAGCAAGTCCAAGCCAAACAAGCGTAAGATCATGATTGTCATCACAGATGGGCGCTCCTATGATGATGTGCGTGCGCCCGCTCTGGCAGTGCACCACTCTG GTGTGATTGCTTACTCCATCGGCATTGCCTGGGCTGCACAGGATGAGCTAGAATACATCGCCACAGACCCAGACAAAGATCACTCCTTCTTTGTGGATGAGTTCGACAACCTCTATAAGTATGTGCCCAAGATCATACACAACATCTGCCACGAGTTTAACTCTCAGCCACGGAACTAA